In the Phycisphaerales bacterium genome, one interval contains:
- a CDS encoding response regulator translates to MMSPKILVIDDELGIVQVLAIKLRKAGFEVFTAVDGEEGADAARTHLPDIILTDHQMPYLTGTEMCRVLLEDVSTAGIPVIILTARGHSLDDADRSLGNVHRVLSKPFSPREVLEIVQEILARQTTVVGEPSGGAS, encoded by the coding sequence ATGATGTCACCCAAGATTCTCGTCATTGATGATGAACTTGGCATCGTTCAGGTGCTGGCTATCAAGCTGCGCAAAGCGGGCTTTGAAGTCTTCACGGCTGTCGATGGTGAGGAAGGTGCAGATGCAGCACGGACGCATCTTCCGGACATTATTTTGACCGATCATCAGATGCCATATTTGACCGGTACAGAGATGTGTCGGGTTTTACTTGAGGATGTTTCAACGGCTGGTATCCCTGTCATTATTCTCACTGCTCGCGGCCACTCGCTTGACGACGCAGATCGTTCTCTTGGGAATGTACATCGCGTTTTGAGTAAGCCCTTTAGTCCGCGAGAGGTGCTCGAAATCGTTCAAGAGATACTTGCTAGGCAAACTACTGTTGTAGGTGAGCCTTCAGGGGGTGCATCATGA
- a CDS encoding ATP-binding protein, with the protein MRVGKIASLTLFVLMTSIVVVVLWLFSAGGMFEALAPGARVIVMVGFIGLGFAVVLLPFGIAIDRSLMQAQRFITAAGEEGAQVPRPSRWLSPITNSFVSAVDRSQRREESLRNHLRDLQIRHQVTQAQGRQVETVLNALRDPVLVTDSFNEIILANEAAARTLGFDLEVASHQSIHTVLKDAALCDLINDTRESGNVSDDRRIEHDLDIMRSGEATTSACEIVMTCVEDHRNKVSGVVTIIHDLSREREISRMKSDFVSKASHELRTPLSAIRGYVEMLVDGDAEDDEARHSFYEVIHSETERLGRLIDNMLNISRIEAGLLKVERDRVDMRQVADRVVKTIEPEARRKKISLNTKLAPVDLSVEGDEDMLFQVLLNLVSNAIKYTPDGGRVTLHGDSDNLIRGIVMSVADTGLGLSPSDQCRVFDKFYRVENYKRIAKGTGLGLNLCKNIVEKVHRGQIGIDSTLGMGSRFWFTIPMNYEGARKAA; encoded by the coding sequence GTGCGTGTGGGTAAGATTGCAAGTCTGACTCTGTTTGTATTGATGACCTCGATTGTTGTCGTGGTGCTGTGGCTTTTTAGCGCAGGCGGCATGTTCGAGGCACTTGCACCAGGCGCTCGGGTTATTGTCATGGTTGGTTTCATTGGGCTTGGCTTTGCAGTTGTCTTGTTGCCTTTTGGAATTGCCATTGACCGATCACTGATGCAAGCTCAGCGTTTTATTACTGCTGCTGGGGAAGAAGGCGCACAGGTGCCTAGGCCCTCACGTTGGTTGTCGCCAATAACAAACTCATTTGTAAGCGCAGTAGATCGTTCGCAGAGACGTGAAGAATCTCTTCGCAATCATCTTCGTGATCTCCAGATTCGTCATCAAGTGACCCAAGCACAGGGGCGCCAAGTCGAGACTGTGCTTAATGCTCTTCGAGATCCAGTATTGGTCACAGATTCTTTCAATGAGATTATCCTGGCGAACGAGGCGGCAGCGCGGACTCTTGGATTTGATCTTGAAGTAGCAAGCCATCAGTCGATTCATACAGTGCTTAAAGACGCCGCTCTTTGTGATCTCATTAATGACACCCGTGAGAGCGGGAATGTATCTGATGATCGGCGGATTGAGCATGATCTCGACATCATGCGATCAGGCGAAGCAACGACATCAGCCTGCGAAATTGTTATGACTTGTGTCGAGGATCATCGTAATAAAGTGAGTGGTGTGGTCACCATTATTCATGATCTGTCGCGCGAGCGCGAAATATCAAGAATGAAGTCGGACTTTGTATCCAAAGCAAGCCATGAATTGCGTACACCTCTTTCAGCGATTCGTGGGTATGTGGAAATGCTTGTTGATGGAGATGCAGAAGACGATGAAGCACGACACTCCTTCTATGAGGTCATCCATAGCGAGACCGAGCGTTTGGGACGCCTGATTGACAATATGCTCAATATCAGCCGGATTGAAGCAGGGCTCCTCAAGGTGGAGCGGGATCGAGTAGATATGCGGCAGGTGGCCGACAGAGTGGTCAAAACGATTGAACCAGAGGCCAGAAGGAAGAAGATCTCACTAAATACGAAGCTCGCTCCAGTCGATCTATCAGTAGAAGGTGATGAAGATATGCTCTTTCAGGTGCTTCTCAATCTGGTTTCGAATGCCATTAAGTACACGCCAGACGGCGGTCGGGTCACATTGCATGGTGATTCCGATAACCTCATTCGAGGCATCGTGATGTCTGTGGCGGATACAGGACTGGGGCTTTCGCCTTCCGATCAGTGCCGGGTCTTCGATAAGTTCTATCGAGTCGAAAACTACAAGCGGATTGCCAAGGGAACAGGCCTTGGCCTCAATCTCTGCAAGAACATCGTAGAAAAAGTGCACCGTGGTCAAATTGGGATTGATTCGACGTTAGGGATGGGATCGCGGTTCTGGTTCACTATTCCGATGAACTATGAGGGTGCCCGTAAGGCGGCCTAA